The Fusarium keratoplasticum isolate Fu6.1 chromosome 8, whole genome shotgun sequence genome includes a region encoding these proteins:
- a CDS encoding DNA polymerase: protein MSHRAKLAELKALRQSGKKAFDNYKVNEVDNLYDEVDEAGYKKIVRDRLNEDDFVVDDNGEGYADDGREEWDRVQAYDSDSEEEAVVRGRPSKAAKKNRQQEQAKRDANDKDISEYFTKGAGRTQPKPKVVRTKADDDFLTDLLGEVDNNIPAPAVRISAIERSGGRRKARALSPAPEPIPKKKKTLDTRLPSPLPPAADDDDGFMPPAADDISDLEVADIPMSEGPAPSSPAAKVAQRKAQVKQEPKDDEDEDMMEVAHAGTIATTSVNLTSSRPIKKIIKAESYPTPASSSPVKANGAAVDSTSWNALTERLNVVSSSPSETKGIGKIDHKDAVEEDGSLNFFWTDYMEINGSLCLFGKVLNKKTRSYVSCFVKVDNILRKLYFLPRQHRVQGGEETGEEVEMSNVYDEVDEIMTKMKVGMYKIKACTRKYAFELPGVPKEAQYMKLLYPYNKPPVDPTPGETYSHVFGSNTALFEQFVLWKNIMGPCWLKIEDGDFGSIKNGSHCKLEVLAEHPNMISVLSDSDNLDVPPLTLMSVSLRTAFNSKDNKQEILAISARIYEKVSLSDTTPAEKLPCRTFTVIRPHGQGFPLGFDQLARKRNRGLIVLKKQEADILSFFLAQVDVADPDVILGHQLEGVDYSVLLNRLHEKKIHQWSRLGRFRRTQWPPSIGKTGGNVFAERQILAGRLLCDLANDAGKSVMFKCQSWSLTEMCSLYLAGDNRRREFDNETALSTWAKEKQGLMDYITHMEADTHYIAALAISVQMLPLTKVLTNLAGNSWARTLTGTRAERNEYILLHEFHRNKYICPDKQTFRGRQRAEEEQQEEAGDAKKKDKYKGGLVFEPEKGLYDKFVLVMDFNSLYPSIIQEFNICFTTVDRTASAEDEDAVPDVPTNQEQGILPRLIATLVSRRRQVKSLMKDKKATPEELATWDIKQLALKLTANSMYGCLGYTKSRFYARPLAVLTTFKGREILRSTKELAESKSLQVIYGDTDSVMINANVDNVADAFKVGNDFKKAVNDQYKLLEIDIDNVFRRILLQAKKKYAAINLVEKDGKFIEKMEVKGLDMKRREYCALSKEISKHLLDEILSGDDTEVSIARIHEYLRDIAGKMREQTIPVPKYIIYTQLGKAPKEYPNADSMPQVQVALRELAKGKTVRKGDVISYVITGDSKSSEPAPKRAYAPGDLKADPTLLPDVEWYIGKQIFPPVERLCANIVGTSTSQLAEQLGLDIKRYSSFQTQQNSSSNDLEIHPLDSQIPDEVRFGDCARLSLRCRKCKASSTFEGLAVSPDRVTASGVVCGSCGATISTLSIVAQLEHAIRTQTTRYYEGWLVCDDSQCGNRTRQMSVYGTRCLGPKGLARDCLGRMRYEYTEKAIYTQLLYFASVWDVDKAKTKAQAADMSRQDRENILAQAEHNRVRFGTVKGVVDKYLEKCGRQWVAMDTLFSKLGFKPLA from the exons ATGTCTCACAGGGCCAAGCTCgcagagctcaaggcccTTCGCCAGTCCGGCAAGAAGGCCTTTGACAACTACAAGGTTAACGAGGTCGATAACCTCTACGACGAAGTCGACGAAGCCGGATACAAGAAGATCGTCCGTGACCGACTAAACGAGGATGACTTTGTCGTCGACGACAACGGCGAGGGTTACGCAGATGACGGTCGAGAAGAGTGGGATCGGGTACAAGCCTACGACTCGGATagtgaagaagaggcagtAGTCCGTGGGCGGCCTAGCAAAGCTG ccaagaagaaccgcCAACAGGAGCAAGCAAAGCGAGACGCCAATGACAAGGACATTAGCGAATACTTTACCAAGGGCGCTGGCAGGACacagcccaagcccaag GTCGTCAGaaccaaggccgacgacgattTCCTGACGGATCTACTGGGCGAGGTTGATAACAATATCCCGGCCCCCGCTGTGCGCATCTCGGCGATCGAGAGATCAGGCGGGCGCCGCAAGGCAAGGGCGCTATCGCCTGCCCCCGAGCCCATCcccaaaaagaagaagacccTCGACACTCGGCTACCATCTCCCCTACCCCCAGCTgctgatgacgacgacggcttCATGCCCCCCGCCGCCGACGATATCTCAGACCTCGAAGTTGCCGACATTCCAATGAGCGAAGGGCCAGCGCCATCCTCACCCGCCGCCAAAGTCGCTCAGAGAAAGGCTCAGGTTAAGCaggagcccaaggacgatgaagacgaggacatgatggaagTTGCCCACGCGGGCACTATCGCTACAACCAGCGTCAACTTGACGAGTTCGAGGCCGATaaagaagatcatcaaggcGGAATCCTACCCAACCCCCGCCAGCTCCTCTCCCGTCAAAGCCAATGGCGCCGCTGTCGACTCCACGTCCTGGAACGCTCTCACAGAAAGGCTCAACGTGGTATCGAGCTCACCAAGTGAGACCAAGGGCATCGGCAAAATCGACCACAAGGACGCCGTCGAGGAAGACGGGAGtctcaacttcttctggaCAGACTACATGGAAATCAACGGCAGTCTATGCCTCTTTGGCAAGGtcctcaacaagaagacAAGGTCATACGTCAGCTGCTTTGTCAAAGTTGACAATATCCTGAGAAAACTATACTTCCTCCCTCGGCAGCATCGAGTGCAGGGTGGAGAGGAGACGggcgaggaggttgagatgtCTAATGTGTATGACGAAGTCGACGAAATCATGACCAAGATGAAGGTGGGAATGtacaagatcaaggcctgCACCAGGAAGTATGCCTTTGAGCTTCCTGGTGTTCCTAAGGAGGCCCAGTACATGAAGCTCTTGTACCCATACAACA AACCCCCAGTCGACCCAACACCTGGTGAGACCTACTCTCACGTATTTGGCAGCAACACTGCCCTCTTTGAGCAGTTTGTTCTCTGGAAGAACATTATGGGCCCTTGTTGGCTCAAgatcgaggatggcgactttggcagcatcaagaacGGTTCTCACTGCAAGCTCGAAGTGTTGGCTGAGCATCCCAACATGATTTCCGTTCTCAGCGACTCGGACAACCTTGACGTTCCACCATTGACTCTCATGAGCGTGTCTCTAAGAACTGCCTTCAACTCAAAGGACAACAAGCAGGAGATCCTGGCCATCAGTGCAAGGATATATGAGAAGGTGTCACTGAGTGATACTACACCAGCAGAGAAACTTCCGTGCCGAACATTCACTGTCATCCGTCCCCACGGCCAAGGATTTCCCCTGGGCTTCGACCAGCTtgcaaggaagaggaatAGGGGTTTGATTGTCCTGAAGAAGCAAGAAGCAGATATtctcagcttcttcttggctcAGGTCGATGTTGCCGACCCGGACGTTATCCTTGGACACCAGTTGGAAGGGGTTGACTACAGTGTGCTTCTCAACCGCCTACATGAGAAGAAGATTCACCAATGGTCCAGGCTCGGCCGGTTCCGCAGGACCCAATGGCCCCCGTCTATCGGAAAGACTGGCGGCAACGTCTTTGCGGAACGTCAGATCCTCGCTGGTCGTCTTCTCTGTGACCTTGCCAACGATGCTGGCAAGTCTGTCATGTTCAAGTGTCAGTCGTGGAGCTTGACCGAGATGTGCAGCCTGTACCTCGCCGGGGATAACCGACGCCGCGAGTTCGACAATGAGACGGCCCTTAGCACCTGGGCTAAGGAGAAGCAGGGCCTCATGGACTACATCACGCACATGGAGGCAGACACACATTATATCGCTGCTCTCGCCATCAGCGTCCAGATGCTACCCCTGACCAAGGTTCTCACCAACCTGGCAGGTAACTCGTGGGCCCGAACGCTCACCGGAACCCGAGCTGAGCGAAACGAATACATTCTGCTCCACGAGTTCCATCGCAACAAGTATATCTGCCCAGACAAGCAGACCTTCCGGGGCCGGCAACGtgccgaggaagagcagCAGGAAGAGGCGGGCGAtgcgaagaagaaggacaagtacAAGGGTGGTCTCGTCTTTGAGCCCGAGAAGGGCCTATACGACAAGTTTGTGCTTGTCATGGACTTTAACTCTCTGTACCCATCCATCATTCAGGAGTTCAACATCTGCTTTACAACCGTGGACAGGACAGCCTCG gccgaagatgaggacgCAGTTCCCGATGTGCCTACCAACCAGGAGCAGGGTATCCTTCCCAGGCTCATTGCCACTCTTGTCAGCAGACGTCGACAAGTAAAGAGTCTCATGAAGGATAAGAAGGCCACGCCTGAAGAGCTGGCTACCTGGGACATCAAGCAGCTGGCGTTGAAGCTGACTGCAAACTCCATGTACGGATGTTTGGGTTACACCAAGTCTCGCTTCTATGCCCGACCGCTGGCTGTTTTGACAACCTTCAAGGGTCGTGAGATTCTTCGGAGCACCAAGGAGCTTGCCGAGAGCAAGTCCCTGCAGGTCATCTATGGTGACACTGATTCCGTCATGATCAACGCCAACGTGGACAACGTTGCCGACGCCTTCAAGGTGGGCAACGACTTCAAGAAGGCTGTCAACGATCAGTACAAGCTGCTGGAGATTGACATCGACAACGTCTTCCgccgcatcctcctccaagccaagaagaagtatgctgccatcaacctcgtggagaaggatggcaagtttatcgagaagatggaagtCAAGGGTCTTGACATGAAGCGTCGAGAATACTGCGCCCTGTCCAAGGAGATCTCCAAGCATCTCCTAGACGAGATTTTGTCTGGAGATGACACAGAAGTCTCCATCGCCCGCATCCACGAGTACCTACGTGACATTGCTGGTAAGATGCGTGAGCAGACGATCCCTGTACCCAAGTACATCATCTATACGCAACTGGGTAAAGCCCCCAAGGAGTATCCCAACGCCGACTCCATGCCCCAGGTCCAAGTCGCTCTTCGTGAGTTGGCCAAGGGTAAGACGGTCCGCAAGGGCGATGTCATCTCGTACGTCATCACGGGCGACAGCAAGAGCTCCGAGCCCGCCCCCAAGCGAGCATATGCTCCCGGGGACTTGAAGGCGGATCCTACGCTGCTCCCCGATGTTGAATGGTACATCGGCAAGCAGATCTTCCCTCCCGTCGAACGTCTCTGCGCCAACATTGTCGGCACCTCGACCTCACAGCTGGCCGAGCAGCTCGGACTGGATATCAAGCGGTACAGCTCGTTCCAGACTCAGCAGAACAGTTCGAGCAACGACCTTGAGATCCACCCCCTGGATTCTCAGATCCCCGACGAAGTTCGCTTTGGCGACTGTGCCCGCCTCTCCCTGCGGTGCCGCAAGTGCAAGGCTAGCTCCACGTTCGAAGGCCTCGCCGTGTCCCCTGACCGTGTTACTGCGTCTGGCGTGGTTTGCGGTTCCTGCGGTgccaccatctcgaccttgtcCATCGTGGCTCAGCTGGAGCACGCCATCCGTACTCAGACAACCCGCTACTACGAAGGATGGCTTGTCTGCGACGACTCTCAGTGTGGCAACCGTACCCGTCAGATGAGCGTCTACGGCACCCGCTGCCTCGGGCCCAAGGGCCTCGCGAGGGACTGCCTGGGCCGCATGCGCTACGAGTACACCGAGAAAGCCATCTACACCCAGCTGCTGTACTTTGCCAGCGTGTGGGATgtggacaaggccaagaccaaggctcAAGCGGCTGACATGTCGAGGCAGGATCGCGAGAACATCCTCGCCCAGGCTGAGCACAACCGCGTGCGCTTCGGCACTGTCAAGGGTGTCGTGGACAAGTACCTCGAAAAGTGCGGCCGGCAATGGGTAGCCATGGACACGCTGTTCTCCAAGCTGGGCTTCAAGCCACTGGCGTAA